The window GACGATCTCGGTCACCGAAGACATGGCGACGGCGATGCAGCTGCACTCCCTCGGGTGGCGGAGCGTCTACCACCACGAGATCCTCGCCCACGGCCTGGCTCCGGAGGACCTCCGCACCATGCTCACCCAGCGCCTTCGGTGGGCGCAGGGAACGCTGCAAGTGATGCTGCGCGACAACCCGCTGATGAAGAAGGGCCTCTCGGCGGGGCAGCGACTGATGTACTTCGCCACCATGTGGAGCTATCTCTCCGGCTTCACCGCGCTGGTCTACCTCGCCGCACCCGTGATCTACCTCGTCTTCGGCGTCATGCCCGTGACCGCCTGGAGCGTGGACTTCTTCGCCCGCTTCCTTCCGTACTTCATCATCAACCAGATCCTCTTCCTCGTCGTGGCGCGGGGGATCAAGACGTGGCGAGGACAGCAGTACGCCCTGGCGCTCTTCCCGGTATGGATCGACGCCTGCGTCACCGCCTTCGCCAACGTCGTGCTGAAGCAGCCGCTCGGCTTCGCCGTGACGAAGAAGGACGGCCGGGCCGAGGGCGGGCCGCCGTGGCGGCAGATCTGGCCGCAGCTCACCGCCATCGCCGTCCTGGTGTTCGCGCTGGGCATCGGGCTCACCCGGCTCGCCGTCGGCACCGCCGACGGCACCGGGACCCTCGTCAACACGGTCTGGGTCGTCTACGACCTCGCCGTGCTGAGCGTCATCATCCAGGCCGCGCTCTATCGTGGCCCGAAGGCCTCCCTCACCGACGAAAGGCAGATCGCCCTGTGAACCTCACCGTCACCCCCGGCAGCGCCTACGCCGTCATCGCCCTCGAGGGGCGCCTGACCGCTCCGGGTGTGCCGCGCCTCCGGTCGGCCATCAGCGAACTCGTCGACGCCGGCAGCATCCGGGTCGTGATCGACCTCTCGGGTACCGAATTCGTCGATTCGTCGGGGCTGGGTGCGCTCATCGGCGGACTGAAGTCGGCGCGTCTGGCCGGCGGCGACCTGCGGATCGCGGGGGTCACCGAGCCCGTGCGGCGGGTGCTGAAACTCACGAACCTCGACCGGGTGCTCCGCGAGTACGACACCGTCGAGGCGGCGTTCGATGAGCGTTGACGGCTTCCGGGTCGAGGGACGCGCCGACGACACCTTCA of the Microbacterium invictum genome contains:
- a CDS encoding STAS domain-containing protein, yielding MNLTVTPGSAYAVIALEGRLTAPGVPRLRSAISELVDAGSIRVVIDLSGTEFVDSSGLGALIGGLKSARLAGGDLRIAGVTEPVRRVLKLTNLDRVLREYDTVEAAFDER